TTAACAATCTGCTCGATAGCACCTTCTTCAAGAGCATCAAAACTTTCATCTGCAATATAAAATCTTCCGGAAGCCCTCATTTTTTTATTGTAGGAACCCGGAATTTCATAAACGTTATCCCTAACTTTTTTAATTTCATCTTTAATACTCATAAGAATCACAAAATTTATTATGTTTTAATATATATTTGTGGTGTTTTAATAAGGTTTTGGTGATTTAGTTACTTTCATGAATCATTGCGTCAAAAATGAAAAATTCACAATTCAAATCAAATTTCGAAAGTAATGGTCGAATCGAATAGTTAATCTTCATGATATCGTCCTTGAATCCGTTTTCAAAATCATGTTTATGAGCATTAACAACCAGTAGAAGCTGAGGAATGAATATAGGATCAATATCTAGCCTCAGATAGAATTCTGCATATGGAACATATTCACCAAGCAGCGGTTTAACCTTTTTGAGAATAACAATTACGCCATGACTGTTTTTTAAAAAATTATGAATGTCTTCACAGCCCTCCATCGGATAGAATTTTTTAATCTGTTCAAATTCATTTTCAAAAAATTCCTCGTCTTTTAAACAATTGATAAATTTTAACTCATCAATTAGTATCATAATCCATTTTAAATACCTCACTAATAATTAGACGATTTTTAAGCATCAAAGCAAAAAGATATCTCTTAAGATAATTTTTGTGTTTTATAAATCATGAACTAAGCCTGTACAAATCCATTAAGGTCAAAGCATTTTTTGATTTGAAATTACAGCTCGCATCCCATATGAAAAATTCACTACCTAAATCAAGTTTTTTAACTAAAGGAAGAATTTTGGAATCTATTAATTGAATATCTTCCTTAAAACCATTGTTAAAATCATTTTCCAGAGCTTTAACAACTAAAATAAGCTGTGGCGGGAAAATTGTATCGAAAAACATTTCCAGATGAAAGTATGCATAAGGAACCTGCGATTTTAAAATTGGCTTAATGTAATTTAAAACAACAACCAAACCCCTATTTTCACTTAAAAATCCATGAACCTCATCATGATTCTTAAATGGAAAATATTTGGAAATATTAATGAATTCCTGTTCAAATAACTCATCATCATTGTTTAAACGAGTGACATACTCAATTTCTTTAGTAAAATCAGCATTACTCATATTAAAACCTCATTAATTATTTCATCCATGCGAACTTATTCCCTTCAACAATATCAAACTTTCAATATTACATTTTTCCGAATCAAATATTTTACTCATATTGTATTCATTTAATCAAATTGCACTGATTAAGTAAAATTGTTCCCATATGAGAAAATTGATACCATTAAAGACATGACACATCTTAAAATTTCAATCTAATACCTATTATAGCAGTTATTATTTAAAAAGCTTTTGTAATTAATCATAACAATTTTTTAAGATGAAAACAATATTGAAAGAAAAAAATAATTAGTAGACAGTAACATTAATATTAAAAAGAGAACTAAAAAATACGATTAAAATAAGAATCTCACAAAAATGAGAGATTCCATAATCGCTCAACACCTATATTATAGGAAAATCCTACAACATACCGGTTAGGCATTGAAAAATCATTTAACTTGAATTTGAATTAAAAAATTCAATGAAGAACTTTTTAAATTCTAGATAATTTTATGATTTAAATGATATATAAAGTTTTTTGATTTTTCACATGTTTATTTATTAAAGGAACTATCAATTTGCTTTTTATTTGAAAAACAAGCCATTAAAAGAATTATTTTCTAAATAATGAGGACATACCTGCTATAAGTAAAAATACTGCACTTAATGCATTGATGTGGTCTGCACCCAGTATTACAAACATTGTTGCAATAATAAATCCTACACCTGCAGATTCATTATTTTTAAAAACATAGGCACTGGAAATAACGCCTAAAAGAGAACCTAATATAGCTAAAAGACCTAAAAATGTGGCATGGGCATGGGATGCGTTGAAGAGAAATATAAAAACAGATCCTGAGAGAACCCCAATTAGAGAACCTATCAGACCCATCGCCATTTCAAAATGTCGTGTTGTAACTTTAGTTCTTTTCATGATAATATATTGGCTTTAATAATATTTATAATCTTATAAATCGACGATGGCGCGAAGCTCTACATGTCTTGTTTTTTTAACATCCATCTTATGGAAAGTTATTGCCTTGATTTCTGTCTTTCTCTCATGCTTATCCCAATTGATTTTCTCCCCTTTAATTTTAGCAGTTAAATGGAGATTATCATCAATTTCTACATGAAAGCTGGAAAATAACATGAATTCCACTTCATGGTAAAAGAGCAGTTCCTCCAGGTAGTCATAAAGAAGAGATACTTCGTCTTCAGAGGTAATTTCAAATTCTATTTCATTTACAGGACTTACATCCTCAGTATCAGTTATTATATTAAACATTGCAATACTTGCATTTTCAAAAGCTTCATTCAGACTCTTTCCATAAGCTTTAAATCCAATGTCGGCAGTAGCTTCAAAATATTCATAATTTTTCATAAAATTTCCTCAAAAATATTACTTATCAAATGCTCTCTCGGACTTTGTTTATATATCAACTTCGGACAATTTAAATATAGTGATTAAAATGTTAGGCAATAAAGACACCACAATTCAAGTTGATTTAAGGAAAAAAAGTTCAATAAGAGATGAGATCATTTACAGCGGTTTAGACGTTCAATCTTGCATGGTAGTGCTTGTAGTAATAGCGGCATTACTTTTATCTGTTATTTCTGTTGTGGCAGCTCAAAGTCCTATAGTTTAGGACTGTTTTTTTACAATACCAAACCCTTAGTTGTCCATTAGAATACAAGCTTACCATGCATTATTCTAATGATACAGAAACTAATTTCCCTACAGGAAAAACTAGATTATATAATCTTCGGGGTTAAAACGCAATATAATTTCTCTAGAATTTCCCCTAACCCCTTTTCCTGTATATTTGGTATCAATTAATCTTACAAATTCCAGTTTATCCAATGTTCTGTTAAATGAGGCATAGCTGGAACCTGTTTTTTGTTTGTAATCTTCACCTAATTCTCCTGCAGTGTATATGCCGTCAAAATTAACTATCATCTGCAGAAGTTCACGTTCGGCACTGTTTAGAGATTTTAATGTTTCAGATACATTTATGGATACCAATGATTCAATAGCCTTGTCAAAGTGCTCCTGAG
Above is a window of uncultured Methanobrevibacter sp. DNA encoding:
- a CDS encoding archease, with product MKNYEYFEATADIGFKAYGKSLNEAFENASIAMFNIITDTEDVSPVNEIEFEITSEDEVSLLYDYLEELLFYHEVEFMLFSSFHVEIDDNLHLTAKIKGEKINWDKHERKTEIKAITFHKMDVKKTRHVELRAIVDL